The genomic DNA GTTCTTTTCAgagagtcaaaaaaaaaagacaaagataaaaTAGCCCTCTCTCATTAGGGCTTAATTGTTTAgtatgtctgtttttaaataaactttctagttttaaaaatgcatgttgGATGACTTGTGCATGCATTAATATGAGGTTGTAATTGTACAATGTACGCTAGATGGCAGCGCGATCCAGACATTTTTGAGTTGGAGAGGTAGAAAGCCAGCAGAAACCCTGATACAAAAAAGCTGGAATCCCCATGCAAATTCCCAGCAACTTCACATGATTCTGaattactgtcattattaaGACATAATGTGACACCAGCTCAGTGATTGTGGAGACTATAGGACCTCGGTAATTAGTGCATATTGCTTATTGCTCCGTCTAGTTTTAGATATTTTCGTTCGTTGGCGCGGCATCCCACTTGTATAACACAGTCTTATATGCATCATTCTTCTCATTGACATGTTCTTCCATTTATAAGCTCGTTTAAACTAAATTGTAAGTTTTAATCAGCGAGACTGTGCCGATTACAGACGAGGATGTACCGCAATGCGCATGCCAAATACAAAACAACGTGTGGAAATGAAAATTCGCTTCAAACCAATAATGACATCAGTTAATTTTTTAATAAAGATAGTAGTCCAAGATAAACCATTTTGAAACTTTGGGGAATTTCTAAACCAGAGTCCCCCTTTACCCGCTGCGCACagtttttggtttatttgtcGTGCGTAAAAGCTTTGTCCCCCCTTGCCTTTACCCCGCTTTTTCTGCTATTCTATCCAgggtttcttcctctttttggtGACAATAGACGGCCCATACTAATCAGGTTTCAAAGTAAATAGCAGCGCGGGGCGAGCTCAATGTAAATTGTGCCTGTCAgaaccccccaaccctccagTCGTAGATggcaacactgtaaaaaatatccATCCATAGACATCAGTGAGTCCAGTAATAGTGAATGTGGAAATCTTGAATTTACCTCACAGGAGACTGGTTCGTTCATCGGACCAAGATGCTTCCACTTGTTTCTAGTGCGGCACGACCCATCACTGTACACTGTATTACACCGACTTTTAATTTCTGTAGGAATCTCCCTGTATACTCTACCATGTTTCAAAAATACTGACtgctataaatgattaaaactgCAACTAGAAACAAGTGGAATTGTGTAAACTGCACCGGCATTTTTCTCTAATgcattttcagaaaaaaaaaaaacattttaagatttGAACATTAGAGCCAATGACTTATCGGGATggacattttttgcagtgaaTGAACGGAGGGGGACTCTAACCAATGGAGAGAAAGCGAGGGCTTGGCTATAACCTTAGCCtcccattttctctctctccctatcccccctcccctcctctcctcctcctctgtgcagGGCTCTGGCCAGTCAGTCGCCTTTGATTATCAGTCTCCAGCAGCCCCTCTCTTGGCTCCTTGACATGAGCACCATATAAGGCGCAGCGATCTCCATAGAAACGTGTCAGTTTCAATAGTAGTGTCAAAGTTCACTATATACAGACATTCGCGCAGATCCCCCGTTTCGGAAACATTGCTCTGCTGGTCCTCCCGTTTAAGCGCATTCATTTTTGGGTCTCTCCTTCTTCTTGCATATTCTAttagttgttggtgtttttcctcttctttttttaaccttttctctGCGTATCTCCATTCCTCCTGCTGGAGAGAGGTGAAACTATACATGGGCACTTCATTCGGCGACGCGGTTTTCTTTCGCTGCTGGGCGAGATGATGAGGTTTATTTAAGAATATAGATGTAAAAATCCAGCTCTTCagtttttcctcccctcctatACGACGAAGACGGGAGCGTAAAGGagcaagaggaagaaaagagaaaggaatttaTCTCCGCAGCACTTTGGATCGCGTGTCTTTCCAGCAAAAGGTTTTTTTACTCGTTCCTGCGTCCATGTGAATCGCTCCTGCCTTTCCTTTGTGGCTATTTTATATCAAACTGCAATTGGTTACGACTGGACTCGGGCTTTCCTACAAGATTAGGGATTCCTGAATGGCTGACTGCAATTTACCTTGGAACTGGCCTCCCGATACTTGCATATCCTGATCGGGTGCCTATTCAATCGTCCTCCTATATTTTGAATGTATTGATCGCGTTGTACTCCCCTTCTTATCCCATATGAGATTGCGTGCTCCGATTTGACTTTGCACTGCCCCGTCTTTTGAGAGCtcatttttcctcctctgcgCTTCATAAACACCGGCGATCATTTCGCTTTATAGCACTTTCCGGGGCCGAGATATGGCAATGGTAGTTAGCGTGTGGCGAGATCCGCAGGAAGACGTGGCCGGAGGACCTCCGAGCGGCCCCAACCCAGCAGCGCAGCCGGCgagggagcagcagcaggcggCGTCAGCGGCGCCGCACACTCCGCAGACCCCCAGCCAGCCGGGACCCCCGTCCACACCGGGGACCGCTGGGGACAAGGGGAGTCAAAATTCTGGACAGAGTCAGCAGCATATTGAATGTGTGGTTTGCGGAGACAAATCGAGCGGCAAACACTATGGCCAGTTCACCTGCGAGGGATGCAAAAGTTTCTTCAAGAGGAGTGTACGGAGGAACTTAACATACTCTTGTCGTGCCAATAGGAACTGTCCCATTGACCAGCACCACCGAAATCAGTGCCAATACTGCCGGctgaagaaatgtttaaaagtggGAATGCGGCGGGAAGGTGAATATATAATTTTAAAGCCATCTCATGATTACGCATCCTATAGCACAGGAACAGGGCTGCCATGTTACATTAAGGTCACAGGCTATATGGCTTGGCATACTGCAGTCTCCATCCATGTTTTTGAGGGATGTTTGCATGAATGATTAGTCTTCCTGTCTATGAGAGAAGAGTAAAAGGCCAGTGCAGCCACAGCAGCTATGCGTGTGAATGCAGGTCGCCTGAACAAAGCGGCTCGTCAGGCTGAcccttttattttgttttcgtTGCAGTCTAAACTGTACAACGATCAAGCAAAGGCAGAAGGTCCAGCAGGCCAAATTTACACATAGGTTTTGGAGCATAGGAAGGGTTGtccgtacgtgtgtgtgtgtgagcctgacCGTGTGTAAACATACACggtcaggcacacacacatgtgtgtgtgtgtgtgtgtgtgtgtgtgtgtgtgtgtgtgtgtgtgtgtgtgtacagtgtaaaAAGCTAATAGTCCTTTCCGTAAGTTTGAACAGCGTACTAATTCATAATTTTACAGTAGGGTtcaaaatatgtgtgtgaatgtgaaataaACACACTGCAAACCCACGTCTCTATCTGGCTCCATATGCTGACTAGACAGCTCAGACACACTGAATAATGCCGCTGAAGTTGTTCATGGCTCATTGTTTTGCCTGGTGCATTACAGGCCACCTAACTTTCCGTCCATGTCAGGTGTTTTAGTTCAATTTATGCAAACAtccctcatttaaaaaatgctatTTACAGTACATACTGCAAGCCCATGTATAATGTTCCCCgagttatattaatattttattaataatattaaacagtGGATGAATTCTTTTTATTTCCAGCTAGCCTTTTAATATtggtaaaatgtgtaaatgtcgTTATATTTAACAGTAATTATCATTCACGGTTGTAAAATGTTTGACcacaattaataattattaaaataagcaAAACCTTACATAAATATAATGGTAAGGTAATATAAGTAGGCTGCTGCATGCAATGTGCAATTATGCCTTTAAATACTAATAATGGAAAATGTGATCAAATTGACTTTTGGgtgacagaaaatgtgtgtgtgtgtgatgtataaaagtgattttcttttgattttacacacaatCCTTGTAGCCTGCATCCCTAAATACAAATGCTCACTGTGTGAAGACTGAGGGACAGTACATCTGTTTTGATGAGATTTTTAATGTTACCGATTAAATAATTTGGTGTGTAATATTATAATAGTCTACCAAACTGCACACACGAGTCAGTGTGTTTTGAAAAGCGTGTGTGCCGTTTTAAAGAGCAAAAAACACAGAAGCTGTAGCTTGCTTGGCGATTGTACCACTCGTGAACAATGTTTATCAGTCCTGGAtgcacatttcctctttttctctttctttttgtcagcGGTTCAGCGAGGACGAATGCCTCCAACCCAGCCGAACCCAGGCCAGTACGCGCTGACGAACGGGGACCCTCTGAATGGCCATTGCTATCTGTCCGGATACATCTCGTTATTGCTGCGGGCCGAGCCTTATCCGACGTCCCGGTACGGGAGCCAGTGCATGCAGCCCAACAATATCATGGGCATCGAGAACATCTGCGAGCTGGCAGCTCGATTGCTCTTCAGCGCCGTGGAGTGGGCGAGAAACATCCCTTTCTTTCCCGACCTGCAGATCACCGACCAGGTGTCCCTTCTCAGGCTGACATGGAGCGAGTTGTTTGTGCTTAATGCGGCCCAGTGCTCCATGCCTCTGCATGTGGCCCCTCTGCTCGCCGCGGCGGGCCTCCACGCCTCCCCGATGTCCGCGGACCGCGTCGTGGCTTTCATGGATCACATCCGGATCTTCCAGGAGCAAGTGGAGAAGCTTAAGACCCTGCATGTAGACTCGGCAGAGTACAGCTGCCTCAAGGCCATCGTGCTTTTTACATCAGGTGGGTGTCCAACATGTCATATAGGAACATGTCTATAATCAAATGAGGCCTAGTTGTAGTCATGTTATTGGGAGCGAGGCTCGCAGGGTGAAGTACTGTGCCATCAAGAATATGGCTGTCAAGTATAGTCTGGTCACAAATCTGAGTTTACGAGATGTTTGTGTTGCCGATGGAATAGCTATTTTGTCAACAGCTTGCTACATATCCACTTACATGCATTCCCTTGTCAGTTGTAGCCGCAGCATCAGACGTGTAAACAAATCCAGATTGAGAGAGCGCATCAAGTTTTTAAGTATAATAGCCTTCCGCAGTTCAATGCTTTAAAATATGAGTGAAATGAGATCTCCatacatgtttatattttataattgtgGAGTTTAAAACTTTTTTGAACACGTTTTCGCCGAGACTGAGATTGTAGGTTCGCGTCCATAAATTTTAGAACAGGTGTCAAATAATTGAGCGTAAAGATAAAATAGTCTATCACTGGGTGATATATGACAGCTGACGCATTTATGAGTGTTGGTGCATGCTTTTATCCTTGTTTTGCGTGCACAAACACATGTCTTGGGGGGCAGGAAATAATCCTTAGCAGACTGAGATCAAAAAAGCTGATGGAAGTTGACTCATATGTCAGTGCATTGCTTCTGTAGGACACAAAGCAGCACTTCTATATGGATTGTTTGTAGATTAATCTTAGCTGACCTATTAATTTTCTTAGTTATTGAGGATAGGTTTTCTTGTCGCACATGCTTTGAAAAGTCATCAGCAGCAATTTTCAAAAGTAACCTACATTGTTGGGAGCTTAATTGATGGCTGACTGGGGCAAGGTCCTAAAGGTCCTCATTTACTCTCGGTGCGTAATTTAGATGCTATTTTGGGGTTGGTTGTGTACGCTTGGTGCCATTAGGCCTGTTATGTCAAGGGAGTTTAGTGATGGGAAGGGAAAGGAACGTCTAAACTCACACACAGGCCGCAAACTACTTTTGAACTTACCTCAAACTTTTTACCTCATTGTCTCATAAATTAGCCCATAGCAAAATTCTGTAATAAGGCTATACAGATTCTATAATTGGTCACGtttgtgataaaatatttagtaataCTATGGTTTTCAGATTTGGATTTATATTCCAATAATTCTCACTTCCAATGTCCCTAGAAAGCGTCATAACTCACTGTTATACTGATAGTGAATACACTTACACATGTagcatattttaataatcattgtttattatttattgatgcaTACATACATTACCTTACTgtctatatattatataatagactattatagtatattatattatcgcTAAATTCTGTCATACAATATTATAATGTcatatagtgtgtatatgtcaTAATGAGCTGTAGTGAATTGTGATCTAAATGATTTAAACTCTGAGTGTTCACCAAACTTGTAAATAGGAACTCAGATTGTTTCCCAAGCTACTAAATCACTTTCAACattcagtttttcctttttttctggcGGATACAACATTCCCACATAGGTTTTCCCTACTGTTGGAGGACTTTctagatttttttatatattttttttagttgCAGGAGCCCTAATGACTACTTTTCACTTTTGGGGTTTGGCAACTAGGCTAATTTGACACGCCAAATGTTGCAGGCACACTGAGaggtaaatgtatgttttaaaacGAATAAATACGTATTTTGACTCAGTTGCCGTACtacagtaatgtaactactTGTGAGATTCGCTTTATTTACTAATAGGCTGCACATGCTGTAATGTAACCGTGTGCACTGACATATTTGACCATATTTTTTCCTGTTGCACGGCGTCGCAGTAATTCACCCCAGATTACCCAGAGAAACTTCATACACACATCAACATGCTCCATGTTTTCTAACAGATCATTTAGTTGGGTTGATAGGCTACAACTGGTGTTGGCTATAACAAGTCATGTGGCACTTTGCCAAGACCAGCGTGGATTGTTTGCCTTTAATAACATCAGTCCTGTCAGTATTTGATGCATAAATAATGGTGGCCAGGCTAATCATTGTCTTGCATTAACTCTTTATTCTATTCACATGTGCACGTTGCAGTATGTGCCTTTACTAACCGACCACAGAAATAGTCGTTTGCGAATCTGGAAGCTATCTGCTCCCATGTCCCATTCTATTGAGGTAGTGGGGTGCAGGGCTGCAGGCAGACAGGCCTTATGGAGGACTATGGTGTTTCTTTGACCAGCTTTCTCATGACGCATAGCCTACATTCAACTGCACCATATTCCCTGCAATGCGTTAAACTCCACAAATCGCTGTATTGAACATTTAGGTCAACTGTTATACTTTACAAGAATTTTCCTCATCTATTAAATTTCAAACTTACTGGAAGCTTTAGATTTTAAATGGGACAGTCAGCGTTAATACAAAGGGATTTGCATACACGGGGCTTTGACCGGCCGGACTAAGGTCACAGTAAATCACCCCGAGATCTCAGCGTTGCCCCCGGGTTCATAAGGTTATTGTGTCTGGCCATAGTGAGTTATAGCACTGAGAAATCACGAATAGGCTTAAAGGCTTCTGTCCGGTGTTTAATCTATTAGTGCTTGAGAACTGAAGCTATCTTTCTTGTGTAGTTTCTACAAAAGCACTGTTTAATATAGAATCTTTTAAAGACAGCCTACACTCCATGTGGGACTATATACGCCGGCGGTTATGCTGCCTGCGTTTACAGCAGTTTATAAGCAGTAGAGCAGGCATGCTTGGGTTGTGTGAAAGACAGTTTTCTTTATAACAGGCTAAAACATCGTAAGACACCATCAAGGCTTGTGCTTTTGTCTACAGGGGAGCGTCACTGCACACGGCTGCATAATCCACCAGTCAGCACCATAACACACGTTTCGCCTGCGTCGCTGCACTGgctcattttctgacattttatgtcGCTTCTGCGTGACTATTGACTTCACCTCCTCTAATAAATGTGATTGCTTCCAGCGGCCCGTTCTATAGGCTCCAACAAAAAACAGGCCAAGAGTGGTCTATGGAGAGAAGAGCGGCAAAATGACTTAACAGCTTACTGCAGAGTAATTAGGTCACATTACATCCAGTGTAATTTCAGATTCATCAGTGCCGTTTGTGTTTCCTTATACTTGAATCCCCCTAGTCCAGACGTCAAGAGCAGCGGCCTTAAGGCCTGTACCCCACACCCCACCTTTCACCTTTACTCTAGTCTCCCATCTATTCTGACTCCACAAGCTTACAACACCGATTTCATGACATTTAGCTCTATATTCTTGTTGATTGTTGTAGGAGCAGGCAGAGATATCCTCCACTGAGTTGTGCACCCCCTACTCCACCAGCAAGCCCCTTGTTTATTCTGTATGACAGTCCCACTCGCTCAGTGTGATGTAGCATGTTTGGGCAGTGTGTTTGTTCATTCCACTTTGTCAATAACACGCAAAGGGTGATGTTGAATGATAATCAGAGTGCTTTTGCAGGACGTAAATTGGGTATGGCAAGATGTACACTTAGCGAAACCCACGTGAGGCTAAAATTGTTGATgtgatttaatattttgtacAGAAAATATTAGGCGAATTTGTCAGCAATGTCAATTGAATTCTTTACCATTAGGAGTATTTATAACGATAGTGTAAAATGTGTAGACCTATTTAATATCAGTGTCTGTGCTCCACTGAAAGGCTTGGTGAGCTGTGaggtacatttatttaaataatgtcaTATTCATTAGATATTTGAGTGTTAATTGTTTCACTTGGTCGAAATAAGAAAGTATAAAAGGAAATTATATCAGATTCAGGCATATTTCCGCAACATGTTGTACTTCAGGGTGGAGAGACATAGCTAACCTAACCACaatgtttttggtgtgtgtttcACAGACGCTTGCGGCCTCTCGGACGCTGCTCACATCGAGAGCCTACAGGAGAAATCCCAATGCGCCCTGGAGGAATATGTGAGGAGCCAGTACCCGAACCAGCCCAGCCGTTTTGGGAAGCTCCTGCTGCGGCTGCCCTCTCTGCGTACCGTCTCCTCGTCAGTAATCGAGCAGCTGTTCTTCGTCCGCTTGGTAGGTAAAACTCCTATTGAAACCCTCATCAGGGATATGCTATTATCCGGGAGCAGCTTCAACTGGCCTTACATGTCCATCCAATGATCCTTATATGAaagtggaaaaaagagaggaaaaaaaggaccaAAATTCAGCACCCCTCACCCCATCCTCCTTCAAGAAGACTATATATAGGACCTTTTCTGAGAAACTTGGAAGacattactttttttctgtcttctggGACTGAGATGGAATACATTATGTACAGAAAAATATTGGAACTGGACTTTACACCTGTGTAAATCCACCCTCATCTTCAAGAACAATACTCTTCATTTTGTAAAATACTagtctttattttccttttttgtaaaaaatacaaataaaatgaaaaacatcatatgcgcagtaagaaaaaaagaatcaagACTTAGCGGGAAAATAATGTTTCCAAGCAATTATAAGAATTGTCCTGTGTCTATGTACCtctctgttttgtattttttctggtTCTAAACCAGGGTTTCTGTGATTCTATACTAATAATTTTTTGATATAACCTTTTGCTTCTTATAATGAGTGCGATATATGTTGTCGAAGCTATGTTCTCCAAGAATTAAAATTGAAGTGagaatttaaaaacagaaaaataaagaaatttaGACAATAAGAAACAGTCTAATCGCTATGACAATATCACCACTGATGGTTGAACTTTTTTCCCAATTGATACGATGGACCTGCAACAGCAGCAAACTGACCTCCAGGACATTTTTACTGAGAGGACGTCTGGGGCGCCTTTCCCCGGGCCATGAGTGCGTGTGGAGTCGATCATCAGTCAAAGAGGAGAGACATGAAAATCAAAAGCACTTTTAATATAtcatttcaaatacattttgtttgtttcgtCTTGAaaattttcattgtttcttGAATTTTATTGGTTGTTGCCTTCAATTTGCTTACTCCATGATGCAGCTTTTTGCAGAAGGGTCGGTTGATGAAGTTGTGTGATGGTGACTGtactattaaaaaaagaaataggcAACGATGTCTCATTCTCAAGCCTTTTCCTGGAAGCAAATGTCAAGATGCTCGGGCTTATTTTAAGCCATCTGAGGGGAATCTGTTGCCTGTGCGCTCATTGGTTTCTATAAGTAAAGTGCAGCCTACAGCCAGTCAGTCAGGATCCTGCATTGCCTTACACTGAAACATCTGAATACACTGTTTGCCTCCATTACACGtaccagtgaaaacgaggtgatACACGGGATTACGTGTGGTAATTACACAACGGGTGCATACCTTACATTTTAACAGACCCACTGACATAACTGGCTATGCGCACACAAAGGAGGGGAGACTGTACGTGAGGAACTACAGCAGTGAGCTCTCTGCCAGCCTGTGAGCgcattaatgtttaatatttttcccAGACAGCAAGGAAAGCCTGCGCACCACACAGAGCCACCTCTATCCTACCTCCTGTGGCTTAATCAAGGTGATTCTCCACAAACCAAACAATATTCCCCTTCTCCcccgtttaaaaaaaaaaaaaactctgcctTGATAGTGCATGCCTCAATATTGATGTGGGCGTCATTTGGCAAAAGGGTTAGGCCCCGCTGCAAAGCTGCTGTGATATGCGTGATCAAtctggaaaatgtattttacagcatgtAAGCCAGTCGATAGGAACACCGAGTGTGATGCATTGTGTGGGAatagagaagaggaaggagagggagggagagaaggaaagaaggggagagaggggggagagagactaTTGGAGACAAATGAGAGGGGAAacgtgtgtgtaagtgtatgagtgtgtgtgagagagagagacagacagaaagagatgttGCCTTGCTTTGGTTGGTGCATTCACAATGTGTAATGAGTGTATCGATAAGTCCTCAATGTGTTAGATGGGTTACATAGACTTCCTGTCTTTGCATtggtctgtctctgtgtgtgcgtaccCTCTTTTTTGTCTCCATATTCTCCACAAATGACACAGGAAGACCAGTTATGGACCTGGATATACCCTAGCTGTCATTACTGCATTACACTCACATCTAGAGTGATAAAATGTGATAAACTGGAAGGCGTTATGAGGAAGAAAATGGGGTTTTGGTGTGACAATTATTAAATTTTCCTGTtagcccccccctcctcatcaTCAGAAGTGTTGCTTGTGTGCCATATTGCCCACATCTTCAGCTGCTGACTGGCAGTGATGAGGGACAGGAGGACGAGAGCAGAACTGAATGTAGCACGTTGCAATGTCTGAATTTGATATCGCCATATTTGTTATCTCCCTTATAGGCTTGGGGGAGGGGTATCTGTGCCAgtggtttatttgtttgtatagCCGGTCTCATTCTAATGCTACAATATTAAGGTATTCATTAGTTCGCGCTCATGCTGGAATGATGCTGTAGGTTGTGCTTAAGGATGTCCTCAGATGCTCTCTCACAAGAatagagttttttttattctcatgaTTAATGTGTGTTCAGGCATATTGGTCCTATTATCTCCCAATCGACCTGTCTGTAACACTGGGTCAGTTGTCAGAAGCCTTGTTGTTGCTTAGGCTACTGTACAAACATGAATATGATATTTCCTCAGGTTGGATCGTTATTTCTTTGGTGTGGATATGATTCTCCCGGAGCTTGAGGTCAGGTGAAAGTTGCAGTCTAATGAGCTGGAGGGGGTCTTTCCTTTCTGTTTAACACTGGAGGCAGAATATGTTGAATTAAACCAAAAGTtaacaaaagacacacacaacgAACAACTCCCTAAATAGAGCCTTAAACACAGCCTTAAAAACAGATCATTTCTGAAGTACTCTAATTATTCAGCGTGTTCGTCTTAAAACTGGcgtttttttgcttgtttttttttggaggggggggggggttgtttgtttatttttttattaatccaGACGATCGTTTCGTGGACAGGGAGGAAGACTCCGCTTGagaataaatgtttgttttgggttttttggggttttgggATTCTTTAGAGGCAATAGGTATGGTATGGCTTCACCATGGCCATCACAACAGTCCTGGTCGTTTTTGTTTCATGTAGCTCTGGACTAAATTGTTTGCTGGGCTATTAAACGCAGCTTTCAGTTGGTTGTCTCCACATAATGTATTCCAAATCCCTCTAGAGTAACTATCTTTTATCCTCTTGCTGAGAGCATTCTGTTATACAATTGTTACACTACAGGCTATATAAAGCAATAGTTCAAAAACAGATGAAATTGTGGCATGTGTTCCTAATTAACGTTTCTGTATAGGCAATACAAGCAAAACACAAGAGGACTCAAggaaaatgtgatattttctaTTTAGTCTGTTGACCATTTTGACTCTCCTTGCTTTGACAGAAGCTCAAATTGGTTTATCATGCAAGACTTCAAATATTGAAATAACAAGCTTCAAATATCagctatattttaaatatttttcgaCCAGAGGTTCGTCACGAAATTTTTTATCCTGCCACTAATGTGATGACAACATTATTAGTacttatatttaattaaataaaggggaaattaaaaaaaactgcaaggAGAAAAGTAAGTGCTCTGTCAGATTGGACTATAACTGCGGTGGGTAAATGAGATGGATATGTGGTACACTGTAGGCCCCATTTGTGTCTCTGTAATTTCGGAAACTCCGGTTACCAAAGTGTTACTACGAAATGAGTTAAATAACCATTTACCTTTGTCTGGTTTCATTCATCAAACCACAAGTGGAAGACTCCTAACACGGGGGGCTATTTGTTTGCTTTACACAAGCAGCTGGGTGCGATTTCACGTTTGAGATATCTGTCTGAAAGCGAAACATTTATTATCCTAAGTTGTCAGCGAACCTATTTCTCCAAAACCCTCAATGCAAGCCAGTGGTTTTATGCAGCAATGGAAATGTCCTATTGGCGTTACACGTCACTTCATTTCACTTATAGTTGCCTGCTTTTCCCGGTCACATTTGACAAATACTGTTGTTTGAGACAATAACAATTTCCAAGTAGCGGCTGTGTGTATGGGGGGCCATCTGAAGTAGGCCTATGACACGGCTTATTTCTTATATTGTCTTGTGCGTAAAAATGATGACAGCACAAGACAAGTGCTTCGCCATGTCTACCGCGAACCTCATCCGCAGCGAGGTTGCAAATGGCTGGGAACGGCACAGCGAGGACTAATATCCAAAATTAAATAGATTCCGATTAGATGTTTGGCGTTATATCTCAGCAAACAGCCTGATTTTCTttgtgtatttactgtacacacagTCAGTGGAGAGAAACGTCTTCTGATTACACTGTGCTGTTCTGAGATCTGTCCGCGGACCTCTTAGGCAACCTTTAAGCCATGGATCATATCCAGCTCTACGGGGTATAAAATATTCTTAGCTGTGAATGTAACATAAGGGGACGCCTGCCTgagcccgtgtgtgtgtgtgtgtgtgtgtgtgtgtgtgtgtgtgtgtgtgtttgtgtgcgcacGCAAGTTCCTCAGGTTTGTCAGAACTGCGTGTAGGCATTGGTAggatttttatatatgtgtgagGTCTgcctgtatgtatgtgtgcggGCGCGTTCTTTGCATGCCCGTGCGTAAAAGCGTCCATCTACCAGCGTACGTACGCGTGTGTGCGCGCTACTGGTCGAGAAACagactgagtgagtgagagagacagagagagagagagagagagagagaggtggttgTGAGAAAGCCCGGATCGCTGTGTAAGCGGATCCCTTTGTGTTGATTTAGGAAGACGTTTGCTGTATATAACGTTCAAGGCTGATAATATCATTGCCTGGCCAGATAAATAAAGCATTGGCCAAAACCATCGGGTCAGCTATCGATCCGCTTTTTCTccccgagagagagagaggtagagagggagggagggagggagggagaagggtggacaggaggaagggggggattGAGAAAAgcgagggagagaaagggagagagaccTCACTCATTAGCATTCCACAGCCATGGACTAAACGCTGACAACTAACAGAGATATCCAGCTCTACACCCCTGCATGCATTTTCCCCCCTTTG from Scomber japonicus isolate fScoJap1 chromosome 9, fScoJap1.pri, whole genome shotgun sequence includes the following:
- the nr2f1a gene encoding nuclear receptor subfamily 2 group F member 1-A, whose translation is MAMVVSVWRDPQEDVAGGPPSGPNPAAQPAREQQQAASAAPHTPQTPSQPGPPSTPGTAGDKGSQNSGQSQQHIECVVCGDKSSGKHYGQFTCEGCKSFFKRSVRRNLTYSCRANRNCPIDQHHRNQCQYCRLKKCLKVGMRREAVQRGRMPPTQPNPGQYALTNGDPLNGHCYLSGYISLLLRAEPYPTSRYGSQCMQPNNIMGIENICELAARLLFSAVEWARNIPFFPDLQITDQVSLLRLTWSELFVLNAAQCSMPLHVAPLLAAAGLHASPMSADRVVAFMDHIRIFQEQVEKLKTLHVDSAEYSCLKAIVLFTSDACGLSDAAHIESLQEKSQCALEEYVRSQYPNQPSRFGKLLLRLPSLRTVSSSVIEQLFFVRLVGKTPIETLIRDMLLSGSSFNWPYMSIQ